The following is a genomic window from Bacteroidota bacterium.
GCCTGTGCTTCATTATTGCTGAAATTCAGGATTATCACATACCGTTCTTCGTCGCTTTGCCAGCACCATGCCAGGATATTCAGGTTGCTGTTGCTTTTATGCCATTCCCTGCTTTCGCAAAGCTGCCAGCGGCCATTCCTGAAGGTATCGTTGTTAACGGCATTCAGCAGGGTTTTGTAAAAAGCTTCAAGTTCGCGGTCTGCAGGTTCCTCAGGTCGCCGGGTAAGAAATACCGGTACCTTTTCTTTGCGTCCTTCAAATTGACCTTCATGCAACAGCTTTGCACCAGGCAGGGTGAGCAATGCCACTGCAGCTGTGCGTGCTTTCATGGGAGACAGTGTAAAAGCTGCACGTGGCTCATCATGATTTTCGATGAAACGGATAAGCTTTGACTGGTAAGTAATATCCCCATTCAGGTGCTGCCTTATACTATCGGCATCGTCATGAATTATGCGGTCATAGAGCCGCTTGTCGTAACAGAAGTCAAAGCCCTGCTGCTGTAAATGCCACTCGAGATCCCAGTATACTTCGGCGATGAAGAGGAATTCCGGATGAGTGTCTTTTACCTCAAGTATAAGCTCAGTCCAGTAATCGCAGTCCGGTTTTTCGCCGGCACGCCGGCCCCAGGTTTGCTCAAAGATGCTGTTCATCACAAGCATAGCCATATCGCAACGGACGCCATCGCATTGATCCGCTATTTCAAGGAGCGTATCGGTCACAGCCTTCTGTAATCCGGCATTAAAGACATTGAGCTGCAAGACATCAGGCCATGCAGGATAGTATGGATCGCGGCCACGGGCGAAGATATTTCCGTTGACTTTTAGAAAGGATTGCGGATCATTCAGAAGGTCATCCGGATTGCCACGGATGAAGTACTCAGGGTGTTCCGATGTCCAGGGGTGGTCGGGAGCGACGTGGTTTGGCACAAAGTCAAGTATCAGCCGCAAGCCACGCTTTTGAAGGGCAGTCCGTGCAGCGGCCAGACCTTCCTTTCCTCCAAGGTTATCACCAACCACATATCTCCGCACGCAATATGGTGAGCCAACAATGTCCTGCGGCTGAAGATCAGGAAGAGCATGGCGGAAGTCAGACATCATGCCTTCATTGCTGATGGCTATCTGAAGGCCTGCAGGGCTCCGTTCCCAAACGCCCATCAACCATACGGCATCAACGTCGAAAGATGACAAGAAGTCCCATTCCTGTTGAGGTACAGAAGAAAGAGTGATGTGTCTGTCGTATTTCCGGCTCAGCTCCTGCAGCCAGATCCATGTGTTGATTTCATAGATGACAGGATATTTAGGCCATGGTTTCATGTAAGAAAGATTCGGGAATCATTAATAATAACAGAATAAAATTACATAGAATTCAGAATACATCCGTCATTTTTTGCACGATTGATGCCTGCTTAAATATCAAGGACAGAATGAAGTGTTATAATTGATAGAAGGAGAAATTTTGGGTATAAAAACAAATTTGTTAAGATATATCGAATATGAAGGACAGAAACATCAAGATTTATTGTATATTTGAAAAGGTTATACAGCATCTGCGTCAATCCCTCCCACATGGGTGGAAAAATGAAGAGTTGCGTTTATACATACGGTTGCTCAGCAATTTTTAGAAACACTTAACCAATGACAATAAATTCATCGACCATTCAATCGTATAATGACTGTCTTAAAAGAGAATCTGGTAAGAATGATTTTAATAGTTTAAATTTTTATATCATTCAAAAGTCTGATGGATTAGAAAAAAGGAACCTACTCATTACCCTTAAAGTCCGAAGGGAATTACCAGTATTTTTAAGTTCAATATTAGAGTATTGCCAAGAAAAATATGAAAGGATTGAAAAGACCAATCGAATAGCCCACATAAATGATCTAGTTTATTACGGTGAAAAGGTTTGGCGAGTTATTCAGCTTGTTGAAGGAAAAGCAATTATTCAAGATTTAATTGAGAAAAAATCTGATAGAATCAGTTTGGCAACAGTTGTAGCTATTGATCCCACTGATTACATTTTTCAATTTAGAAAAATCAAGATCGATTTTTCGAGCCCTAGTTTAAAAATAATTAGTTATTATGAAAGTTACTTTGATTGGCTTAAAATCATTAGGAAGAAATATTCTGGTTTCCTTGAGCATTGCGATTCTAATCCACAAGAAAAAATTCATAGTAAGGCTTTAGTTATCTCTCCAGATAGTGGCTATTATAAAAGAATATTAACTGAACTTTCTCAAATACCATTTATCTGTGATAATCAAAACAGTGCATCATGTACAAGTTTTTTTCCGATCGCTAATATTTACAAAGCATTTGATATTGCTGAGAATATTCAAAAAATCAATCAAGAATACAACGAGGTTGTTGTTATAGGAGATAATAATATTCGTAAGCATTTATCCGAAGTGATTCGACTTACGGATAGAGGAATAATCAAACGATTTATTCTCATTGGCACAGAAAAACCAGAAACTAACTTTCCGCTTACAGAGTGGCACTGGACTATAGAGGAATATAAAATATGGAATGACAAACCAATTGGCGGTGAAATTCGCTTGAAAATTACTGGTGAGACAATTTGGAACGGTGTGAGCAATGGAGTAGAAGAACTCAAGGTTTTAGTAACTAAGATAATTGATACAACCCAATCACTTCGTCAAAACATACCTGGGATTCGTCTGGATAAAGTGTACTATTTGGTTAACGAGTATTTACGCTATCTTTTACCTCCAAATTACCCACATTTGGCTGAAATAGCTCAAAAAATAAATGACTATTTGAATTGTGACGATTTTAAAGATGCTTTTTATGAAAAATCTATTTTTGACCAAGAAACGATAAAAGATTGGTCAAATCAATTGAGGGTACTTTTTGATAAGTTGAATTATTTTTTTCAGACAAAAAGTCCCAAGTTTAACCATATAAAAAGCTCGCTAAGAAGTATGGAAGACTTGGAACGTTTTAGTGGTGGTAGATATATACTGGCTACAAGAGACTTATTAGAAGAATGCCGCGGTATAAAGGACTTGCATAATGAACAATATCGGATAGGTTCAATCCCATTGTTTGATTGTCAAAATACGAGTTTTGACAAGATTATTGATTCTGAATTAAATACACCCAATGCACAATTCATTTTTCCTTTTATTTTTAACCGTGCCCAACTTGAAACAATGATAGAATGTAACGGAGATGTAAAGTTGTATTTGTATGAGGGTTTAGAAGACTTTAAATATGTAAAAGTTTTAGAGGCATATCAAAAGCAATTTTTGAATAAGATACAAGGCGAGGACCGTAAACTATTTTTCAATAGCGAGTACGTAATAAGTGAAAAGCATTCCAAAGAATCGTCAGATCAAACTACCGAACAGAACACCGATTCTCATAATGGTTTATTTGCCGAATTTAACAAACTTAGTAGTGAAAGAAGAAACTTCTTTGAACAACTCTATAATGTGGACGACGTTGACTATCAATCCCGTGAATATCAGCCACAGGATACAAGTGAATACGAAATTACTTTTGAGGATGGCGAAACATTTGTGTTACCGGCTTTCAGGCGGATTATTTTGGTAGAAAAATCAGGTAATGATGAGCAGCGTCACTTTGAAATTCCTTTAGGTTCAGTAACAATTGATCAAGAAATAATTGTATACAGAAACCATAATAAGCATTTGATTTATAATATTTTGAAAGAACAAGATAAGAGCGGGTTAATTCAAGAAATTGAAATGGCTTCAAATCTTTGGTTTAGTACCGTTAGGGAAATTCATCACCTAATTAAAAATAACTATTGGATCCTTGAACAACTTTTTGCTGACAAAGGCATAAAACTTACTTATCAAACATTGCATGGGTATTTGCTACATGAAAGGAAATTCCCGGCTGAAACAGAAACATTGGAAGCAATACGTCATATTGCGATTGACAAAGAGCTATCAAATAGTTATTTAAAAATACCCAATCAGTTACAAAATATACTGAAACGTAAAAAGCAATATCTCTCACTGACCATTATCTTAGGTAAAGGTATAAGCGATGAAATCATTCGTCACTTTTTGACAGGTGTTAAAGGAGACATTCTTGAAAAGTTGGATCCTGATATTTTTGAAGTATTAAAGTTAAATGTAAAGCAAGGAAAGGTAAAATCTATTCTTAAAAAGAAATGATCATGACAGAGCATAAAGACTTTTTTTCAAATCGTATCGAAAAATCCTTGTTAGGTCCAGGAAGTGATGTATTTGCTGTGTCTGAAAGCGAGGAGATTCTTAGTGATTACCCCTTGCAGCGCTATTATACCGGTATTTTATTTCCTGAAAAGACTATATCATCACCAGATGAAGAATTGCCAGAAGCAGAAAAGAAAGATGATACGGAAGAAGATTTTAATGCAAGTGAAGATGATACTACAGTTCACATAAAGAAAACTAAAGAAGTTACAGATGATGAAGGATATGTTGCAGCTAATCAATATTTTCCTACTAATTGTGGTATGACAATTTGCCTAAAATCAGATATTCAAAAATTAGAGATTGAGATTACTGGAGCAACCTACAAACTTGCCAAACCTGATGAAGTGAAAATAGGCTTTACTGAGAGCGAACACGAGTTGCTTTTTTCATTGCTAACTAATGATTTGAAAGATCGATTGAAGTTTGATGAAGGCAAATTGTTTTTTAATCAAAGACCAAAGGGGAAAACACAAGGAACCGTAACAGAAGATTATGCCATTCCCAGAGAGCTTCGAAAAAAGGATGAACTAAAAAACAGTGTGATAGTTGATAAATTTGAAAGGTTGCTCACGCCAGATAATCGATTATGGAAACGCTTCCCGTTCAAAGAACCAATTGAAATTAATTTAAAAAAAGATTCTCATCAAACTGTAATAGAGGATGGGGATAAAAAATTGGAGATATTGAGTAAAATCATAAACGATGAGGCATCTGGAATAAAATACTTGAAGTTACTACTTTACAATGCTTCAAAAGAACATCCTCAAAAAAGTTTTACAAACTCAAACGAGAAACTAAACAGTAATTGTTTTTATCAAGTAAAGATATCTGTCGTCCAAACAAACATATTACCATACAAGCAACCATCATTTTCAATTAATCAGTTTGATAAAGAAGCCAATCTGGTCAATTATCAATATCGATCTGTCAAGGAATATGCAATAGGCCATGGTTGTGCAATTCAATCCCAAAAGGATGGTGGTACTATTAATGTAAGTACTACTTTTCTGCCTGAGGTTAATATGCCCATGATAAGTAATCAACTAAAAGATAATCCTTTTTTTTTAACAATTCCAAATGAAAAAAAACAAAGGGTGACCGAGGTTCTCAACCTTAAAAACTTAACTATTTGGTCTAAGATTAACAAGGAGGGACTACTTCAAGAATTAAAAGAATTTGTTTCAATCTATGGCCAATGGATTGAGGGTCAAAAAGAAAGTGCTAAAACGGAAAATAATTATCGAAAATATTCAGGCTTATTAATAAAAAATCAAGAAAATGCGTATAAACGACTCTTATCATCTATAGAATTACTTCAAACAAATAAAATGGCTTTTGAATGCTTTCAATATGCCAATACTGCAATGTACATTCAATTAATAACTTCTACAGATGAACGGTTTGCCAAAAAATATAAAGAACTTAATGAATTAAAAGAGAATATCTATGATTGCCTTGATTTCTTCAAAGAGTATCAAGACAGAGACAGGGATGGAAATCCTTTTGCCTTACGCCCTTTTCAATTAGCTTTTTTCCTGCTCAACCTGAATTCAATAGTTAGGCCGGAAAAAAAAACTGAACGAGAGGTCGTTGACCTGTTGTGGTTTCCAACTGGAGGTGGTAAAACCGAAGCATATTTAGCTGTAACAGCCTTTTCAATACTTTGGCGTAGAATGATCCATCCAGACAACTATCAGGGTGTTTCAGTCATTATGCGATATACACTACGGTTACTCACTGCGCAACAATTTGAACGAGCTTCGAGATTAATTTGTGCATTAGAATTTTTACGTAGCAAAATTGTCGCTGGAGATAACTCTGGAAAGAAAAAACCATCTCATAAATTTGGAAGAGAGACAATTAGTATTGGTATGTGGGTTGGCTCCGCCACTACCCCAAATTCGAGAGATGAAGCAAAAAAGGTACACAAGGAAATAGAAGATGCGGTCAATGAGTTGAATAAAGGAAAATCAGCTTACCCGGAAGAGAAAAATAATTTTCAAATAGAAGCCTGCTCGTGGTGTGGCTGCAAAACAATCACCAAGCATCCAAAGACAAATAAACATATTCAAGCATTCAATGATCATGGTATAGCCAAATGCCTAAATGACTCGTGTCATTTTTCTGAGTTAAATAATTCAGTACTTCCCATTTATGTGGTGGATGACTACTTGTATCAAAATCCACCAACTCTATTATTCGCTACGGTAGATAAATTTGCCATGTTGTCGCACAAATCAGAAGGTCATAGATTTTTTAATTCGAAAGATGAGTATCTCCTTCCACCAGACTTGATTATTCAGGATGAACTTCATCTACTTAATGGTCCTTTGGGGTCAATCGTTGGCTTATTTGAACGAATAATCGAAGTTCTTTGTACAAAGAACGGTATTAAACCTAAGATCATTGCTTCTACTGCAACTACTCGCAATACAGAATTACAGATTAGAAATTTGTACAATAGAGATTTGGCTGTTTTCCCACCTGCAGGAATTCATTATAATGATAGTTTTTTTGCCTTCACTCTGAAAAAAAGCCGTAGAAAATATATTGGTTTTATGCCAACTGGAAAAACAGGCATGGATACCCAATTGAAATTTCTGTCCCATTTATTGTATGCCCGTGCTGAGTTGCTTGAATTTCTTAGAAAAGAATATGGCAACCAACAAGACTTGATTAGTAAGGAGTTAGATCAATACTATACTATTGTGAGTTATTATAATAGCTTGAAGGATGTTGGAAAAACCTACAATAAAGTAAATGCGGAGGTATATCAAGAGTCTCGAAGACTTCTGGAGCTATATTCCAAAAATACCTATCTCTATGACTTTATGAATAGAGGGCTTATATCACGCACCCGGGAACTTACCAGTCGTATACCAAGCAATCAAATAAAACCTGTATTGAATGAACTTGAAACCGAATTGAAAATAACTAAAGATTCGGAAAATGGTTCTTTCAAAATAGAACGCGGAGTTGATCTTGTCCTAGCTTCTAACATGATTTCCGTGGGGATTGATGTAGGAAGGTTGAATTTGATGCTAATAAATGGGCAGCCCAGGAATGTGGCGGAATACATCCAAGCGAGTAGCAGAGTGGCAAGAAGTAATGATGGAATTGTATTCAATTTGCTTGATAGCAACAGGGCTAGGGAAAAGTCCTATTTTGAAAACTATCAAAGCTTCCATAAATCTTATTACAAGTTTGTAGAACCCTTATCCTTGACCCCTAATACTGAAATTACATTTGACAAAATGCTCAACACTATGTTAGTATGCTATGTACGTCATATTCAAGGACTAGAAGCGCATCAATTTACGGGTGATATATCAAACTTAGCGAACTTTATAAGTCAAACCATCAGAGAAAACGCTTTACAAGAATTTCTTAAGGAAAAATTACAAAATCTGGCCGATGACTGGCTCGGTAAAATCAAAACAGCGGAAAGCATAAATAAAACCTTAAGGTATAACGGAAATAATCAAGCCTTAATCTCAAAAAGTAATAAACCTTGGGATTTAATGTATTCTATGCGTGAAATTGATAAGCAAAGTCTAATTCTTATCCAGAAGTAAATATGCAATACGAACCAATTCAAAACAGAAAACTAATTAGTGCCTATGGTGGAATAGGTTCAATAATAGAAACCCGTCAAGGTGCTGTAAAGATTGAAGAATTCAATAATTGGCCCTTTTTCCTAACGAATCAACATTTTGATATAAACAATCATATTTCTGATTTTAGATTCTTGTCCCGATTGCGCACCTATTTTACCAAACTTAAGGAACTCGTTCGGCTTCCAGAAAATCAATTAAATCAAGGATTCGCCCCTGAAAGTAATAAGGACTTAGTTTCTGCAATCTATTTTCCAAAATGGATGTATTGTACCTCTTGTCATTCATTTGATCATTATGATCAATGGAAGCAAAATTGGGACAATACAGTAAAAGAAATCCACAAAGATGATTTTCACCCACCCAAATGTTATAGGTGTTATGATGATAAGAAGAAGAAGGGTAGCTTTTATGAGTTGGAACAAGTGCGCTTTATCATGACTTCTCCAAGCGGCAACATCGCAGATGTACCGTGGAGTCATTGGGTATTAAGAAATTCTTTGATGAAAAATTTTGATAATCATCAAATTAATCCATCAACTACTGAAGAGGGAGAATCTGATAGCAACCAAATCTCACTTAATCTTTATGAAATCCAAATACCTGATAATCTCGAACTAAAATACAGGATTTCATCTCGTTTTGGGGATTTGAAAGGAATACGTATTGAGGCATATCAATATGGGAAGCAAATTGCTTCAACTACTTTGTCAAAGATTTTTAATCTTCGAATCTGGGAAAGTCAACATCCAGAAATACATAGTGGAAATTCACAGCTTAAAACCGTAATACGTTCAAGTAATAGTG
Proteins encoded in this region:
- a CDS encoding alpha-amylase family glycosyl hydrolase, with translation MKPWPKYPVIYEINTWIWLQELSRKYDRHITLSSVPQQEWDFLSSFDVDAVWLMGVWERSPAGLQIAISNEGMMSDFRHALPDLQPQDIVGSPYCVRRYVVGDNLGGKEGLAAARTALQKRGLRLILDFVPNHVAPDHPWTSEHPEYFIRGNPDDLLNDPQSFLKVNGNIFARGRDPYYPAWPDVLQLNVFNAGLQKAVTDTLLEIADQCDGVRCDMAMLVMNSIFEQTWGRRAGEKPDCDYWTELILEVKDTHPEFLFIAEVYWDLEWHLQQQGFDFCYDKRLYDRIIHDDADSIRQHLNGDITYQSKLIRFIENHDEPRAAFTLSPMKARTAAVALLTLPGAKLLHEGQFEGRKEKVPVFLTRRPEEPADRELEAFYKTLLNAVNNDTFRNGRWQLCESREWHKSNSNLNILAWCWQSDEERYVIILNFSNNEAQAYVRIPFEELQGKMWIFYDVLSGEIFEKSGDEMTESGVYVSLNPWEYSFFRIQISR
- a CDS encoding helicase-related protein, translating into MTEHKDFFSNRIEKSLLGPGSDVFAVSESEEILSDYPLQRYYTGILFPEKTISSPDEELPEAEKKDDTEEDFNASEDDTTVHIKKTKEVTDDEGYVAANQYFPTNCGMTICLKSDIQKLEIEITGATYKLAKPDEVKIGFTESEHELLFSLLTNDLKDRLKFDEGKLFFNQRPKGKTQGTVTEDYAIPRELRKKDELKNSVIVDKFERLLTPDNRLWKRFPFKEPIEINLKKDSHQTVIEDGDKKLEILSKIINDEASGIKYLKLLLYNASKEHPQKSFTNSNEKLNSNCFYQVKISVVQTNILPYKQPSFSINQFDKEANLVNYQYRSVKEYAIGHGCAIQSQKDGGTINVSTTFLPEVNMPMISNQLKDNPFFLTIPNEKKQRVTEVLNLKNLTIWSKINKEGLLQELKEFVSIYGQWIEGQKESAKTENNYRKYSGLLIKNQENAYKRLLSSIELLQTNKMAFECFQYANTAMYIQLITSTDERFAKKYKELNELKENIYDCLDFFKEYQDRDRDGNPFALRPFQLAFFLLNLNSIVRPEKKTEREVVDLLWFPTGGGKTEAYLAVTAFSILWRRMIHPDNYQGVSVIMRYTLRLLTAQQFERASRLICALEFLRSKIVAGDNSGKKKPSHKFGRETISIGMWVGSATTPNSRDEAKKVHKEIEDAVNELNKGKSAYPEEKNNFQIEACSWCGCKTITKHPKTNKHIQAFNDHGIAKCLNDSCHFSELNNSVLPIYVVDDYLYQNPPTLLFATVDKFAMLSHKSEGHRFFNSKDEYLLPPDLIIQDELHLLNGPLGSIVGLFERIIEVLCTKNGIKPKIIASTATTRNTELQIRNLYNRDLAVFPPAGIHYNDSFFAFTLKKSRRKYIGFMPTGKTGMDTQLKFLSHLLYARAELLEFLRKEYGNQQDLISKELDQYYTIVSYYNSLKDVGKTYNKVNAEVYQESRRLLELYSKNTYLYDFMNRGLISRTRELTSRIPSNQIKPVLNELETELKITKDSENGSFKIERGVDLVLASNMISVGIDVGRLNLMLINGQPRNVAEYIQASSRVARSNDGIVFNLLDSNRAREKSYFENYQSFHKSYYKFVEPLSLTPNTEITFDKMLNTMLVCYVRHIQGLEAHQFTGDISNLANFISQTIRENALQEFLKEKLQNLADDWLGKIKTAESINKTLRYNGNNQALISKSNKPWDLMYSMREIDKQSLILIQK